The following are from one region of the Tenacibaculum dicentrarchi genome:
- a CDS encoding DUF2752 domain-containing protein, with protein sequence MFLQLENYMLPCLNKKFFGIDCLGCGIQRALSFIIQGEFTAAFKIYPAIYTLLLLALVLVINFFFDVKNTQKTIRILAVINVLIIAISYVMKMNQLL encoded by the coding sequence ATGTTTTTACAATTAGAAAACTATATGTTGCCTTGCCTAAACAAAAAATTCTTCGGAATTGATTGTTTAGGCTGTGGTATTCAGCGGGCTTTAAGCTTTATTATACAAGGCGAATTTACCGCTGCCTTTAAAATATACCCTGCTATTTACACCCTTTTATTACTAGCCTTAGTACTTGTTATCAACTTCTTTTTTGATGTTAAAAATACTCAAAAAACAATTCGTATTTTAGCTGTAATAAATGTGCTTATTATAGCAATCAGTTATGTTATGAAAATGAATCAACTACTTTAA
- a CDS encoding PLP-dependent cysteine synthase family protein, with translation MNRNKGITNSILDLIGQTPMVRLAKITKNFLGTYYAKVEAFNPGHSAKDRIALHIIESAEKKGILKKGDTIVETTSGNTGFSLAMISVIKGYKCILAVSDKSSQDKIDMLKSMGAQVHVCPANVPADDARSYYEVAKRLHKENPGSIYINQYFNELNIEAHYKTTGPEIWKQTKGKVTHVVIASGTGGTISGTGKYLKEKNPKIKVLGVDAIGSVLKKYHETGKFDENEISPYKIEGLGKNLIPTATDFDVIDIYEKVSDKDAALTARKLVKTEGLFCGYTSGAVLQATKQYNEKGYFDKDSVVVLLLPDHGSRYMNKIYSDTWMKEQCFLESNSFVEV, from the coding sequence ATGAATAGAAACAAAGGAATTACCAACTCAATTTTAGATTTAATAGGGCAAACCCCTATGGTAAGGTTAGCCAAAATAACAAAAAATTTTTTAGGAACGTATTACGCCAAAGTAGAGGCTTTTAATCCGGGGCATTCGGCAAAAGATAGAATTGCGTTGCATATTATTGAAAGCGCCGAGAAAAAAGGTATCTTAAAAAAAGGAGATACCATTGTTGAAACAACTTCAGGAAACACAGGTTTTTCATTAGCGATGATTAGTGTTATTAAAGGATATAAATGTATTTTAGCGGTAAGCGATAAATCATCACAAGATAAAATTGATATGTTAAAATCAATGGGAGCTCAGGTACATGTTTGTCCTGCAAATGTTCCTGCGGATGATGCTCGTTCGTATTACGAAGTAGCAAAAAGATTACATAAAGAAAATCCAGGATCTATTTATATCAATCAGTATTTTAATGAACTGAATATAGAAGCACATTATAAAACGACAGGTCCTGAAATTTGGAAACAAACAAAAGGAAAAGTAACACACGTAGTTATTGCAAGTGGAACAGGCGGAACAATTTCGGGTACAGGAAAGTATTTGAAAGAGAAAAATCCGAAAATAAAAGTTTTAGGAGTCGATGCCATCGGTTCTGTTTTAAAAAAATATCATGAAACAGGTAAGTTTGATGAAAATGAAATATCGCCTTATAAAATTGAAGGTTTAGGAAAGAATTTAATTCCAACAGCCACAGATTTTGATGTGATTGATATTTATGAAAAAGTATCCGACAAAGATGCTGCGCTTACTGCAAGAAAATTAGTGAAAACAGAAGGCTTATTCTGCGGATATACTTCTGGCGCTGTTTTACAGGCAACCAAACAATATAATGAAAAAGGATATTTTGATAAAGATAGTGTAGTTGTATTACTTTTACCCGACCACGGATCTCGTTATATGAATAAAATATATTCTGATACTTGGATGAAAGAACAGTGTTTTTTAGAGTCGAATTCTTTCGTTGAGGTTTAA
- a CDS encoding DEAD/DEAH box helicase, which yields MKNEKTWLQYYKNSLSDSENLAIDIDKIKNLFQQETTDLSNAIINSKQANELLDIEERRINRIKGVSKKDDPKWYKVEETKIVLSPFHLTYQTNDDLKHKPRDIYPFWIIAMVNRSGELKAPKELFPLIVRNYLTPIADIKNDFIFSEIDIVLDAKDMEAPQTYYEDETVSWAEYWAYINDVFSQITTNSLQNYQVEKYTTQYQLTYFALSSKISTAKSILFLYENLLKNTEEIPILSKIINPFIKDKKTPVTDADFLNYNQLHLGQMSNKFPLSISQRKTLLSYLTSEENAITAVNGPPGTGKTTLLQSLVATEFVKSAIEGKDAPVILACSNNNQAVTNIIDSFINSKSSLEELSARWIPNFNGYATYLPSNSKNEKALKDINFLKGNMFGNEGTLCDLENEKYLNEAEYYFLTNYCHYFNAETNSLEDVCDYLQDEIITIENTLIEGTNFSSDYINSINYINNILLNKDDYIKKDIFKIGKLKEWRTIITRLKSTIKQNDFHQKITQYFKIDTDISENNSEVIFKISEKNIENYDNAISFIKECIANLNMALQSNLQLKNWKTENKIKGFPYISEVQMWNNEYEKINSNNHTPRFFYDEIDIELRHKSFLFAVHYWEARWLIATKYALNNDTEKGTGENSIKNKWKRRAMLTPCFVATFYTAPSHFLYSQFLGENENGKPDFDYLPLYNFLDLLIVDEAGQVTPEVSIPMFSLTKKAFVIGDLKQIEPIWSIPNKIDIGNLTTLNMLQNEEDEAYLKNIGFLASNGSIMKMAQNACEFETPLSEEKVQGLVLLEHRRCNDEIINFCNELAYNGILKPMKGKAKENQIFPSMMAYHVAGISERKFNSRCNISEVKAIITWLQQNKEKIQEAYNVENIENILGIITPFASQKGELSQALTQAGFKVNNIKLGTVHALQGAERNIILFSSVYSNEDEGTLFFEKDNKPNILNVAVSRAKDSFILFGDTRIFDETKNTPSGILKKHLNIYEMEK from the coding sequence ATGAAAAACGAAAAAACTTGGTTACAATATTACAAAAACAGTTTATCTGATAGCGAAAACTTAGCCATTGATATTGATAAAATCAAAAACTTATTTCAACAAGAAACAACTGATTTAAGTAATGCTATTATCAATTCAAAACAAGCCAATGAATTGTTGGATATTGAAGAACGTCGAATTAATCGAATAAAAGGTGTAAGTAAAAAAGACGACCCAAAATGGTATAAAGTAGAAGAAACAAAAATAGTTTTATCTCCTTTTCATTTAACATATCAAACCAATGATGATTTAAAACACAAACCACGAGATATTTATCCATTTTGGATAATTGCAATGGTTAATCGTTCGGGAGAATTAAAAGCTCCTAAAGAATTATTCCCTTTAATTGTACGTAATTATTTAACACCAATTGCTGACATTAAAAATGATTTTATTTTTTCTGAAATTGATATCGTTTTAGATGCTAAAGATATGGAAGCACCTCAAACTTATTATGAAGATGAAACAGTATCTTGGGCTGAATATTGGGCATATATAAATGATGTATTTTCACAAATTACCACAAATAGTTTACAAAACTATCAAGTTGAAAAATATACGACACAATATCAATTGACTTATTTTGCTCTTAGTTCAAAAATTTCTACAGCAAAAAGCATTCTTTTTTTGTATGAAAACTTATTAAAAAACACTGAAGAAATTCCTATTTTATCAAAAATAATAAATCCATTTATCAAGGATAAAAAAACACCTGTAACAGATGCTGATTTTTTAAATTACAATCAATTGCATTTGGGGCAAATGTCTAATAAATTTCCGTTATCTATAAGTCAACGCAAAACATTATTATCCTATTTAACTTCCGAAGAAAATGCCATTACTGCCGTAAATGGTCCTCCAGGAACGGGTAAAACAACACTTTTACAAAGTTTGGTCGCTACTGAATTTGTAAAATCGGCAATTGAAGGAAAAGATGCGCCCGTAATTTTAGCATGTTCTAACAATAATCAAGCGGTTACCAATATTATTGATAGTTTTATCAACTCTAAAAGTTCGTTAGAAGAATTATCTGCTCGTTGGATACCTAATTTTAACGGATACGCAACTTATTTACCTTCAAATTCTAAAAATGAAAAAGCTTTGAAAGATATTAATTTTTTAAAGGGAAATATGTTTGGTAATGAGGGAACTTTATGTGATTTAGAAAATGAAAAATACTTAAATGAAGCTGAATATTATTTTTTAACTAATTATTGTCATTATTTTAATGCCGAAACAAATTCATTAGAAGATGTTTGCGATTATCTGCAAGACGAAATAATTACCATTGAAAATACTTTAATTGAAGGCACCAATTTTTCAAGCGATTATATAAATAGCATCAATTATATTAATAATATTCTTTTAAATAAAGATGATTATATAAAAAAAGATATTTTTAAAATAGGAAAATTAAAAGAATGGCGTACTATAATAACTCGTTTAAAATCTACTATAAAACAAAATGATTTTCATCAAAAAATAACTCAATATTTTAAAATTGATACTGATATTTCTGAAAACAATTCAGAAGTTATTTTTAAAATATCAGAAAAAAATATTGAAAATTATGATAACGCTATTTCGTTTATAAAAGAATGTATTGCTAATTTAAACATGGCTTTACAATCAAATTTACAGTTAAAGAACTGGAAAACAGAAAATAAAATTAAAGGATTTCCATATATCTCAGAAGTTCAAATGTGGAATAATGAATATGAGAAAATAAATTCAAACAATCATACTCCACGATTTTTTTATGATGAAATAGATATCGAACTACGTCATAAATCTTTTTTATTTGCTGTTCATTATTGGGAAGCTCGTTGGTTAATTGCTACAAAATATGCACTGAACAATGACACTGAAAAAGGTACTGGCGAAAATTCAATTAAAAATAAATGGAAACGAAGAGCTATGCTAACGCCTTGTTTTGTTGCTACTTTTTACACTGCACCAAGTCATTTTTTATACAGTCAATTTTTGGGTGAAAATGAAAATGGAAAACCTGATTTCGACTATTTACCTTTATACAATTTTTTAGACCTTTTAATTGTTGATGAAGCTGGACAAGTAACTCCTGAAGTTAGTATTCCAATGTTTTCTTTAACTAAAAAAGCCTTTGTTATTGGTGATTTAAAACAAATTGAACCTATTTGGTCTATTCCTAATAAAATTGATATCGGAAATTTAACTACACTTAATATGCTTCAAAATGAAGAAGATGAAGCATATTTAAAAAACATCGGATTTTTAGCTTCTAACGGAAGTATTATGAAAATGGCACAAAATGCTTGTGAATTTGAAACTCCTTTATCCGAAGAAAAAGTACAAGGATTAGTTTTATTAGAACACCGAAGATGTAACGATGAAATTATTAATTTCTGTAATGAACTTGCCTACAACGGTATTTTAAAACCAATGAAAGGAAAAGCTAAAGAGAATCAAATTTTCCCGTCAATGATGGCGTATCATGTGGCAGGAATTAGCGAACGTAAATTTAATAGTCGCTGTAATATTAGCGAGGTAAAAGCAATTATTACTTGGTTACAACAAAATAAAGAAAAAATTCAAGAGGCTTATAATGTTGAAAACATTGAAAATATTTTAGGAATTATTACGCCTTTTGCTAGTCAAAAAGGAGAATTATCACAAGCTTTAACCCAAGCAGGTTTTAAAGTAAACAATATCAAATTAGGAACGGTTCACGCCTTACAAGGTGCTGAGCGTAATATTATTTTATTCAGTTCCGTGTATTCTAACGAAGATGAAGGAACTTTATTTTTTGAAAAAGATAACAAACCTAATATTTTAAATGTTGCGGTTTCTAGAGCAAAAGACAGTTTTATTTTATTTGGCGATACTCGAATTTTTGATGAAACAAAAAACACACCATCTGGAATTTTAAAAAAGCATTTAAATATTTATGAAATGGAGAAGTAA
- a CDS encoding YbaB/EbfC family nucleoid-associated protein, protein MFGDISGMMSKIKDAQKNVEATKKRLNTVLIDEATDSGSLKITVTANNEIKAISIHESLLEDKEELEDYLILTLNKALKRAGQINEHELAVAAKDGMPNIPGMDMFK, encoded by the coding sequence ATGTTTGGAGATATTTCAGGAATGATGAGTAAAATTAAAGATGCTCAAAAAAATGTAGAAGCTACAAAAAAGAGGTTAAACACCGTTTTAATCGACGAAGCAACCGATAGCGGAAGTTTAAAAATTACAGTAACAGCTAATAATGAAATTAAAGCAATTTCAATTCACGAATCTTTATTAGAAGATAAGGAAGAATTAGAAGATTATTTAATTTTAACTTTAAATAAGGCATTAAAAAGAGCAGGACAAATTAACGAACACGAATTAGCTGTTGCCGCTAAAGACGGTATGCCAAACATTCCAGGAATGGATATGTTTAAATAA
- a CDS encoding CCC motif membrane protein, with the protein METIDQEKLPNATVALVLGILSILTCCFYGVIGLPLGITAVILGNKAVKLDTENPEQYTGVKNASAGKILGIIGIILNVLYILCILYVFSIIGWDAIGNEELMLERLNELQNQ; encoded by the coding sequence ATGGAAACTATAGATCAAGAAAAATTACCAAACGCAACCGTTGCTTTAGTCTTAGGGATTTTATCAATTTTAACCTGTTGTTTTTACGGAGTTATAGGGTTACCCTTAGGTATCACTGCCGTTATTTTAGGAAATAAAGCCGTAAAATTAGATACTGAAAACCCAGAACAATATACTGGTGTTAAAAATGCAAGCGCAGGTAAAATACTAGGAATTATTGGTATCATACTTAATGTTCTTTATATTCTTTGTATTCTATATGTATTTTCAATAATCGGATGGGATGCTATAGGAAATGAAGAATTAATGCTAGAAAGATTAAACGAATTACAAAATCAATAA
- a CDS encoding alpha/beta fold hydrolase has protein sequence MLNYYSYEHPVSNQWVTFVHGAGGSSAIWYKQVREFKKHFNVLILDLRGHGDSKSILKTPFQKKYTFDAITDDILEVINHLKITKSHFVGISLGTILIRNLAEKKPDLVKSMIMGGAIIKLNLRSRFLIFAGNLCKSIVPYMLLYKLFAFVIMPNKNHKKSRLLFVNEAKKLYQKEFLRWFKLTSEINPLLRLFRMNDLKIPTLYIMGEEDYLFLPSIKNIVEKHLKASLVIVEKCGHVVNVEKATIFNNKTIQYINSIT, from the coding sequence TTGTTAAACTACTATTCTTACGAACACCCTGTATCTAACCAATGGGTAACATTTGTACACGGAGCAGGTGGAAGCAGCGCTATTTGGTACAAACAAGTTCGAGAATTTAAAAAACATTTTAATGTTTTAATTTTAGATTTACGTGGTCATGGCGATAGCAAATCAATACTAAAAACACCTTTTCAGAAAAAATATACTTTTGATGCTATTACTGATGATATTTTAGAGGTCATCAATCATTTAAAAATTACAAAATCGCATTTTGTAGGCATTTCACTAGGGACTATTTTAATAAGAAACCTTGCCGAAAAAAAACCCGATTTGGTAAAAAGCATGATTATGGGTGGTGCGATTATCAAGCTAAACTTACGCTCTCGTTTTTTAATTTTTGCAGGAAACTTATGCAAATCTATTGTTCCTTATATGTTGTTATATAAGCTTTTTGCCTTTGTAATCATGCCAAATAAAAATCATAAAAAATCACGATTACTTTTTGTGAATGAAGCTAAAAAATTATATCAAAAAGAATTTTTACGATGGTTTAAACTAACTTCTGAAATAAATCCGTTATTGCGTTTATTTAGAATGAATGACCTTAAAATCCCTACCCTTTATATTATGGGCGAAGAAGATTATTTATTCTTACCGAGTATTAAAAATATAGTCGAAAAACACCTAAAAGCATCTTTAGTAATTGTTGAAAAATGCGGACACGTTGTAAATGTTGAAAAAGCAACTATTTTTAACAATAAAACGATTCAGTATATTAATTCAATAACATAA
- a CDS encoding S9 family peptidase, whose product MKKNISYIIAFSLIFVGCKTKDMNKNNIKNNQENSTAPIADKQPKTLEKHGDIRVDDYFWMRLTDAQKNAEVKDAQTQKVYDYLTDENTFYEQKTKHTKDFQADLFEEMKGRIKEDDQSVPYKSNGYFYITRYEKGQQYPIYSRKKETLESDEQIMFNVNNEAKGYDYFQLGGLSISPDNKLTTFATDTVSRRQYSIKIKNLETGEIYPDKIENTTGGAVWANDNKTLFYTKKDPETLRSSQIYKHILGTDTADDVLIFEEKDETFGAFITKTKSKKYLVMGSYSTVSNEYQVLEADNPNGTFRMIQPRERDLEYDIAHYQDHFYIKTNKDGATNFKLMKTPEDKTTKENWVDVIPHREDTLFEDFSIFKDYLVLEERTNGLNKIRIKRWDNTEDYYLPFNEETYSAGVYGNPDFDTDVIRYSYNSMTTPSSVIDFNMKDQSKEIKKEQEVLGGKFDKNNYVSQRIWVTARDGKKVALSIVHHKDTKLTKDTPILQYAYGSYGHTISDGFSTTRLSLLDRGFVYALAHIRGSEYLGRAWYEDGKMLTKQNTFNDFVDCSKYLIDNNYTSPKHLYAMGGSAGGLLMGAIINMNPELYNGIIAAVPFVDVISTMLDDTIPLTTGEYDEWGNPNDKEYYDYMKSYSPYDQVAPKAYPNMLITTGLHDSQVQYWEPAKWIAKLRDVKTNDNMLFLHTNMDAGHGGASGRFDALKEIAEEYSFFLMLEDKLEK is encoded by the coding sequence ATGAAAAAAAACATATCGTATATCATTGCTTTTAGCCTTATTTTTGTTGGTTGCAAAACCAAAGACATGAATAAAAATAATATAAAAAATAATCAAGAAAATAGTACTGCTCCAATTGCCGATAAGCAACCAAAAACCTTAGAAAAGCACGGAGATATACGTGTCGACGATTATTTTTGGATGCGTTTAACAGATGCGCAAAAAAATGCAGAAGTTAAAGACGCACAAACTCAAAAAGTGTACGATTATTTAACTGATGAAAATACCTTTTATGAGCAAAAAACAAAGCACACCAAGGATTTTCAAGCAGATTTATTTGAGGAAATGAAAGGGCGTATAAAGGAAGATGACCAATCTGTACCTTATAAAAGTAATGGTTATTTTTATATTACACGCTACGAAAAAGGACAGCAATATCCTATTTACAGTCGTAAAAAGGAAACTTTAGAGTCTGATGAACAAATAATGTTCAACGTAAATAATGAAGCGAAAGGATATGATTATTTTCAATTAGGAGGTTTAAGTATTTCTCCTGACAATAAATTAACAACCTTTGCCACCGATACGGTAAGCCGTCGTCAATATAGTATCAAAATAAAAAATTTAGAAACAGGTGAAATTTATCCTGATAAAATAGAAAATACTACAGGTGGGGCTGTTTGGGCAAACGATAATAAGACGTTATTTTACACTAAAAAAGACCCTGAAACCTTACGTAGTTCACAAATTTACAAACATATTTTAGGAACTGATACGGCTGATGATGTATTAATTTTTGAAGAAAAAGATGAAACTTTCGGTGCTTTTATCACCAAAACAAAATCGAAAAAATACCTAGTAATGGGTTCTTATAGTACGGTTTCTAATGAATATCAGGTTTTAGAGGCCGATAATCCTAACGGAACTTTTAGAATGATTCAACCTCGTGAGCGTGATTTAGAATACGATATTGCACATTACCAAGATCATTTTTATATCAAAACAAATAAAGATGGTGCAACGAATTTTAAGTTGATGAAAACGCCTGAGGATAAAACAACCAAAGAAAATTGGGTGGATGTAATTCCGCATAGAGAAGATACGTTATTTGAAGATTTTTCAATTTTTAAAGACTATTTAGTTTTAGAAGAAAGAACCAACGGTTTAAATAAAATTCGTATTAAACGATGGGATAATACCGAAGATTATTATTTGCCTTTTAACGAAGAAACATATTCGGCAGGAGTATACGGAAACCCTGATTTTGATACTGATGTAATTCGTTATTCATATAATTCAATGACTACGCCAAGTTCTGTGATTGATTTTAATATGAAAGATCAATCAAAAGAAATTAAAAAAGAACAAGAGGTTCTAGGTGGGAAGTTTGATAAAAATAATTATGTAAGTCAGCGTATTTGGGTAACGGCTCGTGATGGTAAAAAAGTAGCCTTGTCAATTGTACATCATAAAGATACCAAGCTTACCAAAGATACACCTATTTTACAATATGCTTACGGTTCTTACGGGCATACAATTTCTGACGGATTTTCAACAACACGTTTAAGTTTGTTAGACAGAGGCTTTGTATATGCCTTGGCACATATTCGAGGAAGTGAGTATTTAGGACGCGCTTGGTATGAAGATGGTAAAATGCTAACCAAGCAAAATACGTTTAACGATTTTGTAGATTGTTCTAAGTATTTAATAGATAATAATTATACATCGCCAAAGCATTTATATGCCATGGGTGGTTCTGCGGGTGGTTTATTAATGGGAGCAATTATCAATATGAATCCTGAATTATATAACGGAATTATAGCTGCTGTTCCTTTTGTAGATGTAATTTCTACCATGTTAGACGATACCATTCCATTAACAACTGGTGAATATGACGAATGGGGAAATCCGAACGATAAAGAATATTATGACTATATGAAATCGTATTCTCCTTATGACCAAGTAGCTCCGAAGGCATATCCAAATATGTTAATTACTACAGGACTGCACGATAGTCAAGTACAATACTGGGAACCAGCAAAATGGATTGCAAAGCTTAGAGATGTAAAAACAAACGACAACATGTTATTTTTACATACTAATATGGATGCAGGTCATGGAGGTGCTTCTGGTAGGTTTGATGCTTTAAAAGAAATAGCAGAAGAATATAGCTTCTTTTTAATGTTAGAGGATAAGTTAGAAAAATAA
- a CDS encoding EF-hand domain-containing protein → MNSIKIVSILFLVLAIVSCNNNSIEKKGFQVREISEDKTGKKIIGLNIDSLNFESRPRNILLTNNPKHRLTPIYKVNYNKKTNKSFTGSNYYHTNYANKGIGNNWNHNFMPGFKAVYGYNFINISHYNNNTKKQNKFFEKPVLIKTLYYPAFSKDTLNYKPINRKYYMVSVYDQDSNNDGFITVKDLRRFYYFDIHGIGKRALIPENYSVMNSEYDSANDFMYVFAKADKNNNGQMEANEPTAIFWIDLNNPKNNGIQYQSK, encoded by the coding sequence ATGAATAGCATTAAAATTGTATCTATATTATTTTTAGTTCTTGCGATTGTAAGTTGTAATAATAATTCGATTGAGAAGAAAGGTTTTCAAGTAAGAGAAATATCAGAAGATAAAACAGGTAAAAAAATTATTGGATTAAATATTGATTCTCTAAACTTCGAATCAAGACCTAGAAATATTTTATTAACAAATAATCCGAAACATAGATTAACGCCTATTTATAAGGTTAATTACAATAAGAAAACGAATAAATCATTTACAGGATCTAATTATTATCATACAAATTATGCTAACAAAGGTATCGGAAATAATTGGAATCATAATTTTATGCCTGGTTTTAAAGCTGTTTATGGGTATAATTTTATTAATATATCGCACTATAATAACAATACAAAAAAGCAAAATAAGTTTTTTGAGAAACCTGTTTTAATAAAAACACTTTATTATCCTGCTTTTTCAAAAGATACGTTAAATTATAAACCAATAAATAGAAAATATTATATGGTGTCTGTTTATGACCAAGATTCTAATAATGATGGATTTATAACGGTAAAAGATTTAAGGAGATTTTATTATTTTGATATTCATGGTATTGGTAAGCGTGCTTTAATTCCTGAAAATTATTCGGTAATGAATTCGGAGTATGATTCAGCAAATGATTTTATGTACGTATTTGCAAAAGCTGATAAAAATAATAACGGACAAATGGAAGCAAATGAACCAACCGCCATTTTTTGGATTGATTTGAATAATCCTAAAAATAATGGTATTCAATATCAATCGAAATAA
- a CDS encoding GlcG/HbpS family heme-binding protein: MNITLQQAEKIIVAAKAKSIEIDTKMNIAVVDAGANLVAFARMDGAWLGSLDISIKKAKTARFFDMNTGIIGELSQPGQPLYNIEHSNNGLITFPGGVPVKDENGTIIGAIGVSGSSVENDHRVAEAGARAI, encoded by the coding sequence ATGAACATCACATTACAACAAGCGGAAAAAATTATTGTAGCAGCAAAAGCAAAATCAATAGAAATTGACACAAAAATGAATATTGCAGTTGTTGATGCAGGTGCAAACTTAGTTGCTTTTGCTCGTATGGATGGTGCATGGTTAGGTTCTTTAGATATTTCGATTAAAAAAGCAAAAACTGCTCGTTTTTTCGATATGAATACAGGAATTATTGGTGAATTATCTCAACCAGGACAACCCTTATATAATATTGAGCATTCGAATAACGGATTAATTACTTTTCCAGGAGGTGTGCCAGTAAAAGATGAAAACGGAACAATAATTGGAGCTATTGGAGTGAGTGGTAGTTCCGTAGAAAATGACCATAGAGTAGCTGAAGCAGGAGCAAGGGCTATTTAA